In Pempheris klunzingeri isolate RE-2024b unplaced genomic scaffold, fPemKlu1.hap1 Scaffold_57, whole genome shotgun sequence, a single genomic region encodes these proteins:
- the LOC139224792 gene encoding early growth response protein 1-like, which yields MAATKAELLLSALQISDPLAGFVPPLSPLDGYSKLEELHMLLQNAAAGGSLLAEGAGLLGGEPGEYGDLLSDLQDLQSLPLTPRLPPLAYSGRFTFEPAASAGLWAEPLLSLFTGLVSMAAPSAASSPSSSSVTSSVTSSSPPSQLSCVQVGCGDVTSVFSTTPTYTTAPAGADLLLTAVDSQAAPQAFLPQGPPPAYPTSASGPGLRPPSLAVPMLPDYLLPQGPQGGELDPSADQKPVLPQSLNPQRPPLTPLSAIKAFSTQIQTQPQSSASIPAYAALAKSGRIRKSPAGRQCKTPSHERPYACPADGCDRRFSRSDELTRHMRVHTGQKPFQCRICMRSFSRSDHLTTHIRTHTGEKPFACSECGRKFARSDERKRHAKIHQRQRDRRADRIGKPPAYSPPPTPPSSSLSSLNVAASPCLTSPSSLSQVFTSSPSPHLYSSSCSSSTAPPQSELPSPHIC from the exons ATGGCAGCGACCAAAGcggagctgctgctctccgcCCTGCAGATCTCAGACCCTCTGGCCGGCTTCGTGCCGCCCCTCTCCCCGCTGGACGGCTACTCgaagctggaggagctgcacaTGCTGCTGCAGAACGCCGCGGCCGGAGGCTCCCTGCTGGCGGAGGGAGCCGGGCTGCTGGGCGGGGAGCCCGGGGAGTACGGAG ACCTCCTGTCCGACCTCCAGGACCTGCAGAGTCTCCCCCTCACCCCCCGCCTCCCCCCTCTGGCCTACAGCGGCCGCTTCACCTTTGAGCCGGCGGCGTCTGCTGGCCTGTGGGCGGAGCCTCTCCTCAGCCTCTTCACGGGGTTGGTCAGCATGGCGGCTCCTTCTGCGGCCTCCAGCCCCTCCTCATCGTCGGTGACGTCATCGGTGACGTCATCATCGCCGCCATCCCAGCTGAGCTGCGTCCAGGTCGGCTGCGGTGACGTCACCTCGGTCTTCTCCACGACGCCGACGTACACCACCGCCCCCGCCGGCGCCGACCTCCTCCTCACAGCCGTCGACTCCCAGGCGGCCCCCCAGGCCTTCCTGCCGCAGGGCCCCCCTCCCGCCTACCCCACGTCCGCCTCCGGGCCCGGCCTCCGGCCCCCGTCCCTGGCGGTGCCGATGCTCCCAGACTACCTCCTGCCGCAGGGGCCGCAGGGCGGCGAGCTCGACCCGTCCGCGGACCAGAAGCCCGTGCTGCCGCAGAGCCTGAACCCCCAGCGGCCCCCCCTCACGCCGCTCTCCGCCATCAAGGCCTTCTCCACCCAGATCCAGACGCAGCCTCAAAGCTCCGCCTCCATCCCCGCCTACGCGGCCCTCGCCAAGTCCGGCCGGATCCGGAAGTCCCCCGCGGGCCGGCAGTGCAAGACGCCGTCGCACGAGCGTCCGTACGCCTGCCCCGCCGACGGCTGCGACCGCCGCTTCTCCCGCTCCGACGAACTGACGCGTCACATGCGCGTGCACACGGGCCAGAAGCCGTTCCAGTGCCGCATCTGCATGCGCAGCTTCAGCCGCAGTGACCACCTGACCACGCACATCCGCACGCACACCGGCGAGAAGCCGTTCGCCTGCTCTGAGTGCGGACGCAAGTTCGCCCGCAGCGACGAGCGCAAGCGACACGCCAAGATCCACCAGAGGCAGCGGGACCGGAGGGCCGACAGGATCGGCAAACCCCCGGCCTACTCCCCCCCtcccactcccccctcctcctcgttGTCCTCCCTCAACGTGGCCGCCTCCCCCTGCCTCACCTCCCCCTCGTCCCTGTCGCAGGTCTTCACCTCCTCGCCGTCCCCCCAcctctactcctcctcctgctcctcgtCGACGGCGCCCCCCCAGTCGGAGCTTCCCTCCCCCCACATCTGCTAA